Proteins encoded in a region of the Anoxybacillus amylolyticus genome:
- a CDS encoding B12-binding domain-containing radical SAM protein, with translation MKIVCATLNAKYIHTNLAIRYLKAYVQPQFDVDIAEYTIKDPAMSIVTDLYQKKPDVIGFSCYIWNIEETIKVCNMLKKINPHITIVVGGPEVSYDVREWLETIDAFDFIVIGEGEETFKQLLIQLSGTRNFHAVHGLAFREEGKIIINPQRNKLNLADIPSPFRFAEDIPHLAKRVAYIETSRGCPFSCQFCLSSIEVGVRYFDREKIKEDIRYLMKHGARTIKFVDRTFNISRSYAMEMFRFLIDEHVPGTVFQFEITADIMRPEVIEFLNKEAPPGLFRFEIGVQSTNDEVNRLVMRKQNFEKLTRTVTMVKQGRKIAQHLDLIAGLPEEDYTSFRKTFNDVFALRPEELQLGFLKMLRGTGLRLRASEYGYVFMDHAPYEVLKNNVLSFDDITRIKQVEDVLEKYWNAHRMDETIDYLVTHVFPTPFDFFQAFGTYWDEQGWARIGHQLEDLFRRLYAFLQSKQIEQVPTIEALMKYDYLKNQKHKPRKPWWEEKATKEERTAIYRQLLERPIVLGEAFAALELEEKELFKHTVMEIIPIDIGHYLKTKEVQNTKTVMVAYFDPIQLKTAIFSAPFSLFAQPTKK, from the coding sequence ATGAAAATTGTTTGCGCAACGTTAAATGCGAAGTATATTCATACAAACTTAGCCATTCGTTATTTAAAAGCATATGTCCAGCCGCAATTTGATGTGGATATTGCGGAATATACGATTAAAGACCCAGCGATGAGCATCGTGACCGACCTTTATCAAAAAAAACCAGATGTTATTGGATTCAGTTGTTATATTTGGAATATTGAAGAAACGATAAAAGTGTGCAACATGCTGAAAAAAATTAACCCGCACATCACGATTGTCGTCGGAGGTCCAGAAGTGTCATACGACGTGCGTGAATGGCTCGAAACTATCGATGCATTTGATTTTATCGTAATCGGCGAAGGAGAAGAGACGTTTAAACAACTGTTAATTCAGTTAAGTGGGACACGCAATTTCCATGCAGTACACGGATTGGCGTTTCGCGAAGAAGGGAAAATAATCATTAATCCACAACGAAATAAACTCAATCTCGCCGACATACCATCGCCGTTTCGATTTGCGGAAGATATTCCTCATTTAGCAAAACGGGTGGCGTACATTGAAACGAGCCGTGGCTGTCCGTTCAGCTGCCAATTTTGCTTATCTTCCATTGAGGTTGGCGTACGCTATTTCGATAGAGAAAAAATAAAAGAAGACATTCGTTATTTAATGAAGCATGGCGCAAGAACGATTAAGTTCGTCGATCGCACCTTTAACATTAGCCGCAGCTACGCGATGGAGATGTTCCGATTTTTAATTGACGAACATGTACCGGGTACGGTGTTTCAATTTGAAATTACGGCAGATATTATGCGCCCAGAAGTGATTGAGTTTTTAAATAAAGAAGCGCCGCCAGGACTGTTTCGCTTTGAAATTGGCGTTCAATCGACAAACGATGAAGTGAACCGGCTTGTGATGCGCAAGCAAAATTTCGAAAAACTCACACGCACCGTAACGATGGTCAAACAAGGTAGAAAAATTGCCCAACATCTTGATTTAATTGCTGGCCTTCCAGAAGAAGATTACACGTCGTTTCGGAAAACGTTTAACGATGTATTCGCCCTTCGTCCAGAAGAGTTGCAGCTTGGCTTTTTAAAAATGTTGCGCGGGACAGGACTTCGCCTGCGTGCGTCGGAATATGGGTATGTGTTTATGGACCACGCGCCATATGAGGTGTTAAAAAATAACGTACTTTCGTTTGACGATATTACGCGTATTAAACAAGTGGAAGATGTACTAGAAAAGTATTGGAATGCCCATCGTATGGACGAAACGATTGATTATTTAGTGACACACGTCTTTCCAACGCCGTTTGACTTTTTCCAAGCGTTTGGTACGTATTGGGACGAACAAGGATGGGCGCGCATCGGCCATCAGCTCGAAGATCTATTCCGCCGTTTATATGCATTTTTACAATCAAAACAAATCGAACAAGTACCGACTATTGAAGCATTAATGAAATACGACTATTTAAAAAATCAAAAACATAAACCGCGGAAGCCGTGGTGGGAAGAAAAAGCGACGAAAGAAGAACGGACGGCTATTTATCGCCAGCTTTTAGAACGTCCGATAGTACTTGGAGAAGCGTTTGCGGCACTTGAATTAGAGGAGAAAGAATTGTTTAAACATACCGTCATGGAAATCATTCCAATAGATATAGGTCATTATTTAAAAACAAAAGAAGTGCAGAACACGAAAACTGTCATGGTCGCCTATTTCGACCCCATTCAGCTAAAAACGGCGATCTTTTCCGCTCCGTTTTCTTTATTTGCACAGCCAACGAAAAAGTAG
- a CDS encoding PAS domain-containing sensor histidine kinase, with translation MSNSLSPSEKQELIVNVKSLEEENRRLKEQLSGYAIIFERSLDAIIIFDKNGEFVEVNEAACHLFEMEKEELVGKRFQMFLELVPPDILLFQQSMLHKFGSFSDELIIKLRDGKIKHIEFSMKKDAFNRFDLAIMRDISGRKALERERIINEFLFKDVFNRAVDSIVIFDEFGRFIDVNPAFCMSLNLEKEKLLHLSFQQFVARQCKDDFVQLLVELKEKGTAKGELSLARFDGTIKMFELTMTSNIYSGFYMAIMRDVTEKKNMEIKLQKSEERFRAIFEQAHEAILIWNDSGHILNANPAASRTFELPLNLLVRRNLFDFIEYDEKVHDVMEQFRKTGEIRNELTFHMPNGEDKQLEFTMKQGVIDGYHLAIFRNVTERGKMEKELQESEQKFRSIFDHSMNGILLWGEEYRILDVNPIACDIFQMPKKQLLAQSFITCIPEKERKVFDKLIKQCEQLGEAYGEMTVLTKEAEQRTIELSLKKEIIAGVGMMMLRDVTEKKELEWQLRKSDTLNVVGELAAGIAHEIRNPMTALKGFIQLLQGSIKDDYSMYFDVIMSELKRIESIITEFLVLAKPQAVQYKQNDVCKIMKDTIDLISAQAMMHNVQIISDFEEKLPLLYCEPNQLKQVFINILKNAIEVMPKGGDIHVRIQKIGTDYIRISVADQGCGIPQDKIKKLGEPFYTTKERGTGLGLMVSYKIIEEHQGKIDVDSEVGIGTTFHITLPIERVDADDEETGVYNI, from the coding sequence ATGAGCAACAGCCTTTCTCCTAGTGAAAAACAAGAATTAATCGTCAATGTGAAATCATTAGAAGAAGAAAACCGGCGGTTGAAAGAACAATTAAGTGGTTATGCGATTATTTTTGAACGATCATTAGATGCGATCATTATTTTTGATAAAAATGGCGAATTTGTTGAGGTCAACGAAGCAGCATGCCATTTGTTTGAGATGGAAAAGGAAGAATTGGTAGGAAAGCGTTTTCAAATGTTTCTTGAGTTAGTCCCTCCCGATATTTTATTATTTCAGCAATCAATGCTACATAAATTTGGTTCTTTTAGCGATGAGTTGATCATTAAATTAAGGGATGGGAAAATTAAACATATTGAATTTTCAATGAAAAAAGATGCGTTTAATCGGTTTGATTTGGCGATTATGCGCGACATTTCCGGGCGTAAGGCACTGGAACGAGAGAGGATTATTAACGAATTTTTATTTAAAGACGTATTTAATCGTGCGGTCGACAGCATCGTCATTTTTGACGAATTTGGTCGGTTCATTGATGTCAATCCAGCGTTTTGCATGAGTTTAAACTTAGAAAAAGAAAAGCTGCTTCATCTATCGTTTCAACAATTCGTCGCAAGGCAATGCAAAGACGATTTTGTGCAATTACTTGTGGAATTGAAAGAAAAAGGAACCGCCAAAGGTGAACTATCGCTTGCTCGGTTCGATGGAACTATCAAAATGTTTGAGTTAACGATGACATCGAACATCTATAGTGGGTTTTATATGGCGATTATGCGCGATGTAACCGAAAAGAAAAATATGGAAATAAAGCTACAAAAAAGTGAAGAACGGTTTCGCGCCATTTTTGAACAAGCCCATGAAGCTATTTTGATTTGGAATGATAGCGGACACATTCTTAATGCAAATCCGGCAGCGAGTCGTACGTTTGAGTTGCCACTCAATTTACTTGTTCGGAGAAATTTATTTGATTTTATTGAGTATGATGAAAAAGTCCACGATGTGATGGAGCAATTTCGGAAAACAGGTGAAATTCGCAATGAATTAACGTTCCATATGCCGAACGGGGAAGATAAGCAGTTGGAATTCACGATGAAACAGGGGGTCATTGACGGCTACCATTTAGCTATTTTCCGCAATGTGACAGAAAGAGGAAAGATGGAAAAAGAACTGCAAGAAAGCGAGCAAAAATTTCGCAGCATTTTCGACCATTCGATGAACGGCATTTTACTGTGGGGAGAAGAGTATCGAATTTTAGATGTCAATCCAATTGCTTGCGACATTTTTCAAATGCCGAAGAAACAGTTGCTTGCGCAGTCATTTATTACATGCATTCCAGAAAAAGAGCGGAAAGTGTTTGATAAACTCATTAAACAGTGTGAGCAGCTCGGCGAAGCGTACGGGGAAATGACAGTGTTAACAAAAGAAGCGGAGCAACGAACGATTGAACTTTCGCTGAAAAAAGAAATTATTGCTGGCGTTGGCATGATGATGCTTCGCGATGTGACGGAAAAGAAAGAGCTCGAATGGCAGCTTCGCAAATCGGATACGTTAAACGTTGTGGGAGAATTAGCCGCTGGCATTGCTCATGAAATCCGCAATCCGATGACAGCGTTAAAAGGGTTTATCCAATTGTTACAAGGTAGCATAAAAGATGATTATTCAATGTATTTTGATGTAATTATGTCGGAATTAAAACGGATTGAGTCCATTATTACGGAGTTTCTCGTATTGGCAAAGCCGCAAGCAGTGCAATATAAACAAAACGACGTATGCAAAATTATGAAAGATACGATTGACTTAATTAGTGCGCAGGCGATGATGCATAACGTGCAAATTATTTCCGATTTTGAAGAAAAGCTTCCACTTCTTTACTGCGAGCCGAACCAATTGAAACAAGTGTTTATTAATATTTTAAAAAACGCAATCGAAGTGATGCCAAAAGGCGGCGATATACACGTGCGCATTCAAAAAATAGGAACCGACTATATTCGTATTTCTGTTGCAGATCAAGGATGCGGCATTCCGCAAGATAAAATAAAAAAACTAGGCGAGCCATTTTATACAACAAAAGAGCGAGGGACTGGACTTGGATTAATGGTTAGTTATAAAATTATTGAGGAGCATCAAGGGAAAATTGATGTTGACAGCGAAGTAGGTATTGGAACGACTTTCCATATTACATTGCCAATCGAACGGGTGGATGCAGACGATGAAGAGACGGGAGTATACAATATATAA
- a CDS encoding methylated-DNA--[protein]-cysteine S-methyltransferase, whose translation MKRREYTIYKANEFGDIYIISDGEAIVHVELFADGWEKMNNPYELVKSDALLLQEAVKQLDEYFHRKRTVFQLPVKWEGTPFQQKVWQALCDIPYGETASYSDIAQKIGHPKAVRAVGQANRANELAIIVPCHRVIGKNNALTGYAGNRTDVKEKLLQLEQHYRSG comes from the coding sequence ATGAAGAGACGGGAGTATACAATATATAAAGCAAATGAGTTTGGCGATATTTATATCATTTCCGATGGCGAAGCGATTGTTCATGTCGAGCTATTTGCAGACGGTTGGGAAAAGATGAATAATCCATACGAATTAGTAAAAAGCGACGCCCTGCTATTACAAGAAGCGGTAAAGCAACTAGACGAATATTTTCACAGGAAGCGAACCGTGTTTCAATTGCCAGTGAAATGGGAAGGAACACCGTTTCAACAAAAAGTATGGCAAGCGCTTTGCGACATCCCGTATGGTGAAACGGCGAGTTATAGCGATATCGCTCAAAAAATCGGCCATCCGAAAGCAGTTCGTGCCGTTGGGCAGGCAAACCGTGCCAACGAGCTAGCCATTATTGTCCCGTGCCATCGCGTTATCGGAAAAAACAATGCGCTAACAGGGTACGCTGGAAACCGAACGGATGTGAAAGAAAAGCTCCTCCAGTTAGAACAGCATTATAGAAGCGGATAA
- a CDS encoding chemotaxis protein CheX, whose protein sequence is MTMMTTVLTQLLNSTIHSIKMVIPAGIQIGKPSLYTANSIQSSLSVLIGITGQVHGQLVIGGTVSLFSQISQMMYGMMLEGDMLESFTCELGNMIAGQLVTHASSQQLIMDITPPTLLVGETSVKGFQKAILVPVNVEEKGTLHVIVTVNE, encoded by the coding sequence ATGACGATGATGACTACAGTGCTCACACAGCTATTAAACAGCACGATTCACTCCATTAAAATGGTCATTCCGGCAGGCATTCAGATTGGAAAGCCGTCGCTTTATACAGCGAATTCGATCCAGTCTTCGTTGTCTGTTTTAATCGGAATAACGGGTCAAGTTCATGGTCAATTGGTCATTGGGGGCACTGTGTCTTTATTTTCACAAATTAGCCAAATGATGTACGGAATGATGCTAGAAGGCGACATGCTTGAGTCATTTACGTGTGAACTAGGAAATATGATCGCTGGACAACTGGTAACACACGCCTCAAGCCAGCAATTAATCATGGACATTACTCCCCCGACATTGCTCGTTGGTGAAACAAGCGTCAAAGGATTTCAAAAAGCGATTCTCGTTCCAGTGAACGTAGAGGAGAAAGGGACGTTACACGTGATTGTCACCGTGAATGAGTAA
- a CDS encoding ABC transporter permease: MTKLALATRKRSPLHFLYKNGTVLAIFGVVAYFSVTLDRFLTYENFSDILRSISIVTLVAIGITFSLIVNGFDLSVGSTVSLATIASAASLVLYRQEILVTLLVPMLLGVAVGLLNSLLIVKLKLPDLLATLATMYAINGIQLTYTKGFSIYNDMPLPDGGTAPGKFIPSFLFIGQGEIAGVPFPVLLMLVVVIATHLFLTYTKPGRLFYMTGENQEAARLVGIPVNRYRTYAYVISGFFAALGGIVLASRIGTGQVSAGASFLMDGVAAAYIGFSVFGAGKPNVIGTLFGSILIGVLLNGLTMMNVPYYAQDIVKGGILVGALALSHIHKK; this comes from the coding sequence ATGACTAAGCTGGCACTTGCAACTAGGAAACGCTCTCCCCTGCATTTTTTATATAAAAATGGCACTGTTCTTGCTATTTTTGGCGTGGTAGCATACTTTAGCGTAACACTTGATCGGTTTCTAACGTATGAAAATTTTAGTGATATTTTGCGTTCTATTTCAATTGTAACCCTTGTTGCTATCGGCATTACTTTTTCTCTTATCGTAAACGGATTTGATTTATCAGTTGGATCTACGGTAAGTCTAGCAACTATCGCTAGTGCTGCTTCACTAGTGTTGTATCGCCAAGAAATTTTGGTCACATTACTTGTTCCTATGTTGTTAGGGGTAGCGGTTGGTCTATTAAACTCTTTACTTATCGTTAAGCTAAAACTTCCTGACTTACTTGCTACATTGGCAACCATGTATGCTATCAACGGGATTCAACTAACCTATACGAAAGGATTTTCCATATACAATGACATGCCACTCCCTGATGGTGGAACAGCTCCGGGAAAATTTATACCTTCCTTTCTGTTTATCGGACAAGGGGAGATAGCTGGCGTACCATTTCCAGTTTTACTGATGCTAGTAGTCGTCATTGCTACCCATCTATTTTTAACATATACAAAACCAGGGCGGCTGTTTTATATGACTGGAGAAAATCAGGAAGCGGCACGACTTGTTGGAATTCCTGTGAATCGCTATCGTACTTACGCATATGTAATTAGTGGCTTTTTCGCCGCACTAGGGGGGATTGTTCTTGCTTCACGCATCGGAACAGGACAAGTATCCGCAGGAGCGTCCTTTTTGATGGATGGAGTTGCGGCGGCGTACATCGGATTTTCCGTGTTTGGTGCAGGAAAACCAAATGTCATCGGTACACTATTTGGCTCGATTTTAATCGGTGTCCTTTTGAATGGATTAACAATGATGAATGTACCGTACTACGCTCAAGATATTGTAAAAGGGGGTATTTTAGTAGGTGCGCTTGCGTTATCCCATATCCATAAGAAATAG
- a CDS encoding sugar ABC transporter ATP-binding protein → MSGLSMKNIYKSFGNVTVLNGVNFHVQKGEVHALLGMNGAGKSTLMKILAGDLIPDKGTITIDGMDCTFSSPSDAKKTGIGLVAQEVDAVLFPFLPVYENIIAEDMISNGKVFVSPTKQKQQAEQLLRQIGLTISLQTLVHECTLHEKQLISLAKVLFSSARYIILDEPTAALSETETTRLFTIINRLKAQGVSFIYISHKLKEVKEICDRVTILRDGTVVHTGDVSSLTVEEMVHYMIGRPSPQTKNKKRTYSDKIAFEVKQLHISKTNTTVDLQIRQGEIVGIAGLVGAGKTELAESIFAYTKTKGEWFIHGKRYVFSSPKEAIAAGICFIPEERRKQGLFMNETVRTNLTVRLLPSLTKWQWIRRKKERELAKQLIQTLHIQPPDDDVPVKYLSGGNQQKIVIGKWLQTNGEVFIFDEPTKGIDVNAKWEVFSLLRSLAQSGKTILYFTSEFQELLDIADTIYIMVNGKLVNRFAAEEVSYEQLIYYSSGGGEDD, encoded by the coding sequence ATGAGCGGTCTTTCGATGAAAAACATTTATAAATCGTTCGGCAATGTAACCGTATTAAACGGCGTGAACTTCCATGTCCAAAAGGGAGAAGTTCACGCCCTTTTAGGGATGAACGGGGCTGGAAAAAGTACATTAATGAAAATTTTAGCTGGAGATTTGATTCCTGATAAAGGAACTATTACGATTGATGGAATGGACTGTACGTTTTCTTCTCCTTCTGATGCGAAAAAAACAGGGATTGGCCTAGTTGCTCAAGAAGTGGATGCGGTCCTTTTTCCTTTCCTTCCTGTATACGAGAATATTATTGCGGAAGATATGATTTCCAACGGGAAGGTGTTTGTTTCTCCCACAAAACAAAAACAACAAGCTGAACAATTGCTACGTCAAATCGGTTTAACCATTTCGCTACAAACGCTCGTCCATGAATGCACTTTGCACGAAAAACAACTGATTTCTTTAGCGAAAGTTCTTTTTTCTTCGGCTAGATATATTATTTTAGATGAGCCGACCGCGGCATTAAGCGAAACAGAAACAACACGTCTTTTTACTATTATCAATCGCTTGAAAGCTCAAGGTGTATCGTTCATCTATATTTCTCATAAACTAAAAGAAGTAAAAGAAATTTGTGATCGTGTTACTATTTTACGTGACGGTACGGTTGTTCATACTGGGGATGTGTCATCTTTGACGGTGGAAGAAATGGTTCATTATATGATCGGTCGTCCTTCTCCACAAACTAAAAACAAAAAACGGACGTACAGCGATAAAATTGCGTTTGAAGTAAAACAACTACACATTTCCAAAACAAACACAACAGTGGATTTGCAAATTCGCCAAGGAGAAATTGTAGGAATTGCTGGATTAGTTGGAGCTGGAAAAACGGAATTAGCAGAAAGCATATTTGCATATACAAAAACGAAAGGCGAATGGTTTATTCATGGAAAACGATATGTGTTTTCTTCACCAAAAGAAGCCATTGCTGCCGGCATTTGTTTTATTCCAGAAGAACGCCGAAAACAAGGGCTATTTATGAATGAAACAGTACGTACAAATTTAACGGTACGCCTACTACCTTCACTAACAAAATGGCAATGGATACGTCGAAAAAAAGAAAGAGAATTAGCGAAACAATTAATTCAAACGTTACATATCCAGCCCCCTGACGATGATGTACCCGTAAAATACTTAAGTGGAGGCAACCAGCAAAAAATTGTGATTGGAAAATGGTTACAAACAAATGGGGAAGTATTTATTTTTGATGAGCCTACCAAAGGAATTGATGTGAATGCAAAGTGGGAAGTATTTTCATTGTTGCGCTCACTTGCGCAATCCGGGAAAACAATATTGTATTTCACAAGCGAATTTCAAGAACTACTTGATATCGCTGATACCATCTATATCATGGTCAACGGGAAATTAGTTAATCGCTTTGCAGCAGAAGAAGTATCCTACGAACAGCTGATTTATTATAGTAGCGGAGGTGGTGAAGATGACTAA
- a CDS encoding sugar ABC transporter substrate-binding protein translates to MKRLNVAFIVAVLFSIILGGCTNEQDAVSSKQPKQENTSTQSSAASAEQTEIPEKLKKPIKIAAIMQMSIGTFSSQYISGIKEQVEKFGGDVQIYNADNDLTKMASYVETAITQNVDAILLDHGRADALKGPVEKAVARGIPIVAFDNDLNLPGVTVIDQDDYSLAWKTLKTLAEDLNGEGNIVTIWVGGFTPMERRHVIYDAFKKRYPNIKEVAKFGTASANTALDTQTQMEAILKKYPNKGDIAAVFATWDEFAKGATRAIQQAGRSEIKVYGIDLSDEDLQMIQQPNSPWVATTATDPAEVGRVQVRFAYQKIAGENTPNIYSLEPHLVKKADLPNKQLSMGELHQYITGWGQSNVAISPWMKSLEEQGKKK, encoded by the coding sequence TTGAAACGACTTAATGTTGCATTTATAGTTGCAGTATTATTCTCCATCATTCTAGGCGGTTGCACAAATGAACAAGACGCAGTAAGTTCGAAACAACCAAAGCAAGAAAATACATCGACACAATCATCAGCTGCATCCGCCGAACAAACGGAAATTCCAGAAAAACTGAAAAAACCAATAAAAATTGCTGCTATTATGCAAATGTCGATTGGTACTTTTTCATCCCAGTACATTTCTGGTATAAAAGAACAAGTCGAGAAATTCGGTGGGGACGTACAAATCTATAACGCTGACAATGATCTAACAAAAATGGCTTCATACGTAGAAACAGCCATTACACAAAACGTTGACGCTATCCTATTAGATCACGGACGGGCTGACGCATTAAAAGGTCCTGTTGAAAAGGCAGTAGCCCGCGGAATCCCTATCGTGGCTTTCGATAACGATTTAAACCTTCCAGGTGTGACAGTTATTGACCAAGATGATTATAGCCTCGCTTGGAAAACGTTAAAAACATTGGCTGAAGATCTGAATGGAGAAGGAAACATCGTGACCATCTGGGTTGGAGGATTCACCCCGATGGAACGACGACATGTTATTTATGATGCATTTAAAAAGCGTTATCCAAATATTAAAGAAGTGGCTAAATTCGGTACGGCAAGCGCCAACACAGCATTAGATACGCAAACACAAATGGAGGCAATTTTAAAAAAATATCCAAACAAAGGAGATATTGCTGCCGTATTTGCCACATGGGATGAATTCGCCAAAGGAGCCACACGGGCGATCCAACAAGCAGGACGATCTGAAATTAAAGTTTACGGAATTGACTTAAGCGATGAAGATTTGCAAATGATCCAACAGCCAAATAGCCCTTGGGTTGCGACAACTGCAACCGATCCAGCGGAAGTCGGTCGCGTTCAAGTTCGATTTGCATATCAAAAAATTGCAGGAGAAAACACACCAAATATTTATTCCCTCGAACCCCATTTAGTCAAAAAGGCTGATTTGCCAAACAAACAACTTTCAATGGGAGAACTACATCAATATATTACAGGCTGGGGACAATCGAACGTTGCAATCTCTCCATGGATGAAATCATTGGAAGAGCAGGGGAAGAAAAAATGA
- the mtnA gene encoding S-methyl-5-thioribose-1-phosphate isomerase: MAELLFIPRSVEWNETSITILNQQKLPFQTEYLELKELEDVWDAIATLKVRGAPAIGMTAAYGLALAAQQYNGSIAEFQKQLQKARTYLASARPTAVNLVWALDRLVKSVAKATSVNEAKTTLIHEAIRIQVEDEDTCRAIGEYALSLFQEGDRVLTICNAGSIATARYGTALAPFYLAKEKGVHLHVYASETRPVLQGARLTTWELMQAGIDVTLITDNMAAQTMKTKHINAVIVGADRIAANGDTANKIGTFGLALLARSFGIPFYVAAPLSTIDLSTKTGDDIPIEERNPEEVTHLAGTRIAPEGVNVYNPAFDVTPNELITAIITEKGIIRGNYKTALPALFKEEESIETT, from the coding sequence ATGGCTGAATTGCTTTTCATTCCCCGTTCGGTGGAATGGAATGAAACATCGATTACCATTTTAAATCAACAAAAGCTGCCTTTTCAGACTGAATATTTAGAATTAAAAGAATTAGAAGATGTTTGGGACGCAATCGCCACATTAAAAGTGCGTGGGGCGCCAGCCATCGGAATGACCGCCGCTTATGGACTTGCGCTCGCTGCTCAACAGTACAACGGTTCGATCGCTGAATTTCAAAAACAACTCCAAAAAGCCCGTACTTATCTAGCGAGCGCCCGCCCAACCGCGGTCAATTTAGTTTGGGCGCTCGACCGCCTTGTCAAAAGCGTGGCAAAAGCTACATCGGTAAATGAAGCAAAAACCACGCTCATTCACGAAGCAATTCGTATTCAAGTTGAAGACGAAGATACGTGCCGAGCGATTGGCGAATACGCATTGTCATTATTTCAAGAAGGAGACCGCGTGTTGACGATTTGCAATGCCGGTTCGATCGCCACCGCTCGCTACGGAACAGCGCTTGCGCCATTTTATCTTGCAAAAGAAAAAGGCGTCCATCTTCATGTCTATGCATCAGAAACGCGGCCGGTACTACAAGGCGCAAGGCTAACAACGTGGGAACTAATGCAAGCGGGCATTGATGTCACGCTTATTACCGATAACATGGCAGCGCAAACAATGAAAACAAAGCACATTAACGCTGTCATCGTTGGGGCTGATCGAATCGCAGCAAACGGCGACACTGCGAATAAAATTGGAACATTCGGCCTTGCGTTGCTCGCTAGATCATTTGGCATCCCGTTTTACGTCGCTGCCCCACTGTCAACAATCGATTTGTCAACGAAAACAGGGGATGATATTCCGATCGAGGAGCGAAATCCAGAAGAAGTGACCCATCTCGCGGGAACACGAATCGCTCCTGAAGGCGTCAACGTTTACAATCCAGCATTTGACGTCACGCCAAACGAGCTAATTACTGCCATTATTACGGAAAAAGGAATCATTCGCGGCAATTATAAAACGGCATTACCAGCGCTATTTAAGGAGGAAGAAAGCATTGAAACGACTTAA